One Vespula pensylvanica isolate Volc-1 chromosome 1, ASM1446617v1, whole genome shotgun sequence genomic region harbors:
- the LOC122637854 gene encoding proteasome subunit beta type-2-like → MECLIGIQFKDFVLVAADMTNSQSIMVMKSDEEKIHKMSDKLVMAVSGESGDTTQFSEYIGKNIQLYKMRNGYELSPQAATAFTRRNLADYLRSQTPYTVNLLMAGYDDDLGPQLYFIDYLASCVKVPYAAHGYGGFFSLSILDRYHNYDMSEEEGYELMKKCVKEIHKRLIVNLPNFKVQKISKDGIKDMKPITAQNLAVEDVAKV, encoded by the exons atggaaTGTTTAATTGGAATTCAATTTAAAGATTTTGTGCTTGTAGCCGCTGATATGACAAATTCTCAGTCTATTATGGTTATGAAAAGTG acgaggaaaaaattcataaaatgtCGGATAAGCTTGTAATGGCTGTCTCTGGTGAATCTGGAGATACAACTCAGTTTTCAGAATACAttggaaaaaatatacaacttTATAAAATGAGAAATGGTTATGAACTGTCACCGCAAGCAGCAACTGCCTTTACTAGAAGAAACTTAGCGGATTATCTCAGGAGTCAAACACCGTATACTGTTAACTTATTAATGGCTGGATATGATGATGATCTTGGTCCGcaattgtattttatagattatttaGCTTCTTGCGTGAAAGTACCATATGCAGCACATGGATATGgtggtttcttttctctttctatattggATAGATATCATAATTATG atatgtcagaagaagaaggatatgAATTGATGAAGAAATGTGTTAAAGAAATTCACAAGAGACTTATTGTGAATTTACCTAATTTCAAAGTCCAAAAAATATCCAAAGATGGAATAAAGGACATGAAACCTATTACGGCACAAAATTTAGCTGTCGAAGATGTTGCTAAAGTGTGA